AGACAAAGTGAAGTGAAAAGAAATAATGTGCATGGAAATCATGGAAgttgattattaataataatcattttgtaattatttgctAAGACGTTTCCAAAATGTAATGAATGTTTTTcttgaaatgttttaataaaatgatttaattaatttaatttctaaGATTTTATATATGAGTTtataataaacatgttttttattattcgcTGCTGGTACCAGTGTAGGAGAACAATAAAATGTGGATTTCATTAACACTTTCTTTGTTTGGTAAAatctatacattttaaaagatgATGTAGAAATAAACTCTAGTGTGAGTTTAGAATCGTccttttttatctatttttaattatttttattatttccctGCTTAAACACACCTGATTCAACCAGTAGGTGTGTTGGATCAGGCAAATCTACAAACGTCATGAACCCGGCGCaaattaaagaattaaataaactcGTGTTTCATTCCATTCGAATTTTGCCAGCTGATATCAGaatcattttatgtttttttatcaatcgttttatttatttgtttacttatttatagatgtatttattttactttattctgCTTATTGCAGGAACGCATGATTCACGAAACAGTCTCAGTGTTCCAGGttattcaaatatttatttataaagagtCTCACCTTGTGTATtattaacataaatataaaaacgtGTTTCCTTAAGACTAAAGAATCAGTAAATCATTTCAGTTGATCACTGATTCATTTTCCTTTAAATGTTTATACAGAATCGCATCGGTACTTTGTGTCATTATTAGTAATTAAGATTCGGGATTTTAATGTAGAAAAACTGTTGCCCTGTTTTAATAAGTCTGAATATTCATGCTGGTGTGAGAATCTGTGtgattattgatttaaaaatattaatatgaatAAAACAGCTTCGTTTGTTAAATGCGGATGAATTTGGTGTTGCGTTAAAACCAAAACGGGCTGCTGAGAAAAGTTCAAGATTTGAAAGGTGAGTTTaactttcatttattcatcatatattactgtatttttattttatgttgaataacaataacattttAAAGCACTTAAATATtctaactttgtttaactttatCAAATAATTCTTTTTTGTTTCATGGGGTTAGATGCGCATAatttaggttttatttaaaaatgatactaactcatttaaaataataattctaaCACAGTGTATAAAGTGTTctataatgtttaaataattaacaagTCTTTACATTAAAGTTAATGATTTAAAGATCGATATAAACGCATTAATCCAATCAATAATTCACGATCCAATCAAACGTTTGCACAAAAGTCTAAATTAATATTCTGTTTAAAACAAGCACATGTGGTTTAAGTTTATTTTAGGTCATTTtaacaattaaaatgtaaaattctgTCGAAATCTGAACTGaataaattttattaaatatgtataatatattttgAAATATAAATCAAAATGGTTTATTCTAAGTAATTCATGTGCATAAATATTTcatgtgtaaatgtaaaattttgcaCCGACTGTGTAAAACTCCCaagtcataaataaataaaacataaaaatacaaataataagaataataaatacctaaaataagtcatattaaattaaatactgaTACGCAAATTAAATACGGGTTTCTACTGGGATGAATAAAGCGTCTGGATGCCGTTTCTTAAAAAatctgcattttatttaaaagttttaagCAAACAATAACATGTaaattttgaaataaataatcctaaacatttacaaaattagATAAACCTTTCACGAGAAATCGTCACAATATTTCAGTCAGACAGCTTTTGTATACATCACTTTTTTATTCCCACTAATTCTTCACTAGTGTTGCATTTGCATTCAGATTAGTGGCTAACATACTGTAGATTCGTGGTCATATTTACAATCTTACATTCTAAAagctaaatatttacatttatgatttAAAATCAGGGAAAAAAACGAAACAGTTTGATATGAGGATGATTTTTCCCATCGTGCGTAAAGGCGAGTTGCAGATTGAAACTGTCCGACACGCTGAAGCACATCAGctttgtttaacattttattcttCTTTCGAACATGGAAAGTGCTTTTAAAACGATTCTCTTCGTGGTTTGGACTTGGCAGAGTAGAAGTGCGATGGAGGTTCAGTTCTGGATTTTGACTGCTCACAAGTGCGGGGTGTAAAATGCGGGGGGTCCGTAGGTCTGGGAGCCCAGCATGAAGGGGGACAGTACTGCATGGCTGGGCAGGAAGGGTATTTGGGCTGTGCACATTAGTCCTCCAGGTGTGTGACCCGGATAGCCTGTGTGCATTGATAGATGGCCGCCCATAGGTGGGGACTGACTGAGAGGACTCAGGCTTCCCAAACCTCCGTTCGGTCCTCCTCCACCCCCGGTAGGAGCGCTCGTGTCTGCCCCCGGGTTCTGTTTCTTCCACTTCGTTCGGCGGTTCTGGAACCAGATCTTCACCTGGGTCTCGGTTAAACTGAGTGACAGGGCCAGGTTGAGGCGCTCACACACGGACAGGTAGCGCGTCGACTTGAACTTGTTCTCCAGCGCTACCAGCTGCTCGTAGGTGAACGCAGTCCGGGCTCTCCTCGGCTTACCGGACTTGGAGTCCGAGCCGGAGCGTTTTCTCTTCGGCTTGCCCTGCTGGCTCTGTCCgttggaggaggaggaggaggactgCTGGTTGTGCTGGTCGTCGGGACTCGGGCTCTTCATTTCGCGCTCCTCGTCGTCGTGCGTCCCGAACTCTGCGTCTGTGTTCCCGGTGAGAGCACCGCTGCTCTCCTCACTGCACAAATCATCCTGCAGCTCACTGTCGGTCTGGTTCCCACGACTGTAATCATTCTCACAGTCTGAAGCTCTGAATACGAAACCATCTTCACCTGAAAAATACAATAACCTCGGTCATTACAAATGTTCCATAACATAGTGCTGTATTTTACTGATATTTATTCTACAATATTTAAAAGACATGGTGCAAGAAATTGTTCTTTTAAATAGTTTTCCTGAATCCCCATGAGAGTGTGACTTTTTGgaagtaaaaacattaaaacatgatGTATAACTTTGACAGTAGAAAGTGGCAGCCTGCTTTATATCGTGCGTAAATAAAAATGGAACATGCGTCAAAACCCAGGATAAAAGTTGCGGTGCCAAAAAGGTTTTTTGCATTTATGGAGGAAACATTTTTGGTTTCAaagacattttttattttaatgagttAATAAAATTCAGAAAGATTTACCAAAatacttatttacattaatttatttatgggattattattatgacaccAACCTCAACATAGTTCTTTCAAAAACCATCAACAGTTCCTCTAAATCTATTCTGGCACCTTTATGTTAAAGACTGTACAGCCAAACTAATGTgaacaataattaattaatgaatttagCCCTGCTATTAAAGCATGTAATAAGATGTTTCACTAATGCAATAATTATTTCTgacattatatttttatatttcagtgATAATATTATAGATTAATAactaacacatttatttatttattttgtttagtttgtattattgtttaaatGTTAGTTAAACGTGCACCTCAACTAAACAGACTTTAATTAAATCAGCACAACAGAAAGTGAATTTATTACCATGTAatgcctttaaaaaaaatgcaacaattaacttttaattaaatacatttaaatgcttATTAACATTTATGCAAGTAATCTGTACAGCAAGATGTCATGTTGGTTTTTTACTATTAATGTAGACACACCACTAATGTAACACTGTAGGTTTTATTTATAAGAGTAAaatgttataattgtattagacactaaagaatgaaaataaatactaggactttttgtttttattttccttttgctTTTACAGCTCGATAGGAAAGTTGAATATTCGACTGAACGAATTAACCTTAAACTAGCACATATGGTCAGTGAGCTTTATTCTAATACTGCTttcaaattaaaattaaaattttaaatagttttgagattcagtttgtcaacaatttCACTTAACTACACAAGTACCCTAATGTCTCTAATATTTCTTAGTTTGTATATACATACTTTTATAAACTTTTAAATATGAGATATTTGTTTTCCCAGTAGAATTTATTTTACTCTTTTTATTCTAGCTGCTCACAAAATGACCAATtcatgtatattaaaaatatatatatgcattaATTTAAAATCCAAAATTTGCAACTAGAGTTCTTGCATTAATAtacatattaaaatgtaatgtgtgcaaAATTTTACTACCAATTCTGCTCACCAAGTTTCTGTTAAttgaatttaattattttgttgtattttattacatttaaagatTTACAAAACTTGCAAATAGGGTTTTTATTCTAGCATTGTTTTTTTTGAAGTCTTGTAAAGATTTTAGCAGTTTACTAACTAAAAGcatgactattattattattattattattattattattattgttattattttaatgaggTGAGATGCGTCCATCAGAATTCTGTAGTCTATACCGGTGTATAACAGTGTAGCTTATCCTTTTTTATTTACCATTAAATTTAAACCTCTTTATCGATTAAAATACAAGTGCAGTTTGTAAATGATGTTAACAGTTTTAAACCATTAGCTGCACAATTCCAAGTTAAtgaaatcattttaatactgatgtATAAGAGGATGCTGGGCCTTTTCTGGCATTATGGACGCCTTCTGTTCATTTCACTATTCAGACCTGAGACAAAGCCAAGCAAAATCTAAAGCAAAAACAATTAAGGAGCTTCGATCAGTTAATTCAGCGCTGATTGGCGAGTTAAGGACGCAGGATAATGGGGGAAGATCGGCCCAGAGTGGCATGTGCAACCGTCAGGTCGATATCCTATTATCGAATCGAGTATATCTCTTTCAGGCAGCTTGCAAACTCCTCCTCAACATCTAAATCATAGGGTCAAATTTCGGATAATTACACGATTTAGGTCTGTTATACTTATTAAGGGAGCTATCGATCAGAACGCTCTAAAACCTCCAAAAGATGTTCAGGATAGGGCACCAGAAACTCTCCAAACACCCCTGCTTAAAATCTAAACTTAATTCATTTCAgcaataatgtatttatatttaattaaaaccacAAGCTTGTTCCTGTAAATTCAGATGTGATGTGCTCCTGTATGAAGTAACATGATGGTGTGGAGTCAGTAAACATTTATGAAGTTGTCAGGGTCTGTCTGTAGTTCCTCCAGTTTTTAGAAATGTTTGATTTGTGAGTGAAGTGTCACATCAGTTCTGAACAAATAGCTTTTTGgataacataaataaaactctgtattgtagattattatttccactttattattatcactttAAAACTGCAAATTCAATTtcaaattatttaatattgaaTGTATGTCTCAATAGTTCTTGATTTTCTTTACTATTTCTAACACTCACTCAAGGTTAGTTTTTATCCTTTCTCACAAATTAAGGGCCAGTAGGATTTTTTAGAGgacctttttgttgttggtgccacaaattgataaaaaaatatacatccACAAAGAacaatccaccgaagtacatATTTGTGGTTATAAATCATACTTCAGTTTACTGTCACACAAAATACAAGCATCTAAAAGTTCTTcaagaaagcaaaaacaacataatctcaaaaataaaaaaacaaacaaataaaaccatGTTCATATTTAAAACACTCAAGTCTGATAACCTTTGCAgcatgtgttaattattttactccttaatttacatttaaacaaggttaaaacaccacaaacatttAAGCAAATCTAGTAAAATAAACTAGATGCTGGTCTGATGGTAATTCATACAAAACTTACTTAATAATCCAGACGTTTTTTTGCACTCGAACTCTTCAGAATAAGCTTTCTGATCCGCTGCATGGTTCGAATCTTCTGCCCTGTTTTCAGAACCGAACGCAAAGTCACAGGGTGTCCGGCTGGGCGGCAGCCTCTTGTTGGTGAACTTATTTGGGTCCAAAATGTCCAGTACGGAAAAAGAGGTGTTCCGATGGGCGCTGGGTGGAGCGAGCGCAGGTGCGTCCTGACGCGCGGAGTTGTCACGGTTGTCCGCCTGGAGCGCGTCTCTGGCCGGGGGGCAGGAGAACACGGGGGGCTCACCGGAGCCGAGCCGCTTCTCTGGGTGCGCCTCCATGTCCACGCTTTCCGGAGACCCGACCACGATCACGGCGGTTTGCGCGGCCACGCCGGGTGCAGGGGGGTCGATGGAGATGTCGCCCACCTGCAGTTTGTTCATATTTTCTCCCAGCAGGAAGCTTCCTGTAGTTCTGATCTATTCTGATAAACTCATACCGGTTTAAGTTACCGAGAGGAGAAACGTCAGACGCACTATTAACGGATGCGCTATCGGATTTGGCTATATCCTGTTTGTAGGAGCGAAAAGGTGTGATGCTGATCTCTCTTGCTCCAGTTCTTTTTGGGTTTTAACCATTCCCTCTCTGAACCACCCCCTGCTGGCGCAGCGCTTATGTCCCGCCTGCGCGCCCGTTCGCTCTCCTTTACCCCTCCCCTATACCCCAGTGTCACCCCTCCGAAACGCAGGCACAAGCTATACGCCTTATTTATGCATTCATATTCCAGCGTGGGCCGTAATTGGCTACAAATTAATCCCGTGCCTCTAATAGCCTATTATCTCCGTCTGCGCTCGGAGGCGAGCGGGGTGTGAGCGATGATGTGGGCCGCTGATATACGCGGCTGTCAGCTCGCTTTCAACGTTAAGAGCATCGGACCGGAAAGTCACTAAATAGGCTTATTTTTCCCCTTCCTTTCTCCCTCCCTCGCCTTGCTTTTTGATCACCAATGAGCTTAGGATAATGATCGTTCCATTATAAATTTAGGAGGAATAACTACAGCGGGGCCCTGAGGAAAGAGCTCATCCACAGGACTCGTTAGCGCAGGGAGACGCGCACTTTAAAAGttcaaataatcaaacacaaaaATAGTATTTTAATGATCTTAAAGATAACGATAGTTGGCGATTTGCTTTTGCTTTTACTCTAATTTGCTGAGTCTGTCTTGAAATGCTAAAGCAAAAGTCATTCCAATAACCAATTACGCAGCCATAAAGTCATTAACAGAGCAATTAACCCAAGCGCACTTTCACCTTCATGTAGGAGCACTTTAAagaaataacattaaatgaAAAAAGTTTTACAGGTTTTATTATTTACGTTAACCTTTAATCCTCCTACCCTATAACAGTGAAACGAAAAAGATTCagccacctttttactaaaatgGTATCGATTAAATTTGCACCAGTTTGACAAGATCAATTAATTTCTGAATTAGTCACTAATCTTCTcagcaaagtaaaaaaaatatcaaaGTGAACTATTTACTTTCCTTCTTAAGCCATAAAAATCAGCTACTTCAGTCAGAAATCTACGTTAATTGGCACATATGGCTTAAGTATAACAAGACTCTTCAAAATATACAACAATCACAGTCCAGCTTTGAGCCAAATTTAGCTTTCATGCAGATACGAATCATCTCTAACATGCACCAGTCATTTTTAATTAGTGTTGAGTAGATCTCCAGTcactgctgattggttgcattTTTTAACGATGCTACCACCATCATATGTTACAGAGATGAACTTTCACTGCGGTCTGATCTGACCACAAGACTTTGCGCCACTTTGTTAGGATGCCTTCTCAACAGCCTCCAAGTGAATGTTTCTACAGTAAGTCTCcactttacatttttaatttgatatAATGCATACTGTTATAAAAAAGTGCTAAATACTTTTATTAAAGGATTGTATTTAATATGGTAACAAAATTGGATTTCTAGGTCGAGTGGGTGACACGTACAAGGTCAGTTCTTTGCAATTACCAAGTGCAATGATCCTTTAAAGGAAAGAAATTAAAAGTTAGGCAAAATAATGGGTAAAACAATCAGCTGTAATTTTAGTCGGTATGAACATGATTATCCCATCATGAGCGGACACAGGGGGGCCACCACACCACCATACACTGCTCCACACTGGAGAACCagcagcacagcacagcacagcacagcacgTCCCATCTGAGCTTTAATTTAACATCTATTAGCTTTTAATCACATCAGCAGAATAAGTTTCACTGAATGTGGTCGGTACACCTTGTTTCATTTATGTTGTGTTGAGAAAATAAGTAAGAATGTTATTATCATGGAGATCAAGTGCAGCAGATTACTGAAATTTCCATAAGTATCATTATTAGGGCCAGCTCTGGTATTAtagggtccctgagcaagatgATAAACTTTGTCCCAGCATCTCCCTAAACACAACATTTTATcaattaaatatttacaatattttagtatttgtggggtatgtaaataaatgtaaatatttattgtgCACAATTTAGTAATACAAAAAAACCAATAAAAGAACAAttaaatgtaatcaaaatatattaaataaaatgtaaatcaaaTAAAGGAAAACGTCGATCAGTGTGAGCTtaaaagaaaagtgcaaaaacatACAATTAAATCAGCTGATACTATTACATAAAAATGTATATGTGCGCCAAAAAGT
The nucleotide sequence above comes from Trichomycterus rosablanca isolate fTriRos1 chromosome 8, fTriRos1.hap1, whole genome shotgun sequence. Encoded proteins:
- the nkx1.2lb gene encoding NK1 transcription factor-related protein 1; the protein is MNKLQVGDISIDPPAPGVAAQTAVIVVGSPESVDMEAHPEKRLGSGEPPVFSCPPARDALQADNRDNSARQDAPALAPPSAHRNTSFSVLDILDPNKFTNKRLPPSRTPCDFAFGSENRAEDSNHAADQKAYSEEFECKKTSGLLSEDGFVFRASDCENDYSRGNQTDSELQDDLCSEESSGALTGNTDAEFGTHDDEEREMKSPSPDDQHNQQSSSSSSNGQSQQGKPKRKRSGSDSKSGKPRRARTAFTYEQLVALENKFKSTRYLSVCERLNLALSLSLTETQVKIWFQNRRTKWKKQNPGADTSAPTGGGGGPNGGLGSLSPLSQSPPMGGHLSMHTGYPGHTPGGLMCTAQIPFLPSHAVLSPFMLGSQTYGPPAFYTPHL